In Drosophila yakuba strain Tai18E2 chromosome X, Prin_Dyak_Tai18E2_2.1, whole genome shotgun sequence, a single genomic region encodes these proteins:
- the LOC122319515 gene encoding uncharacterized protein LOC122319515, translating into MVVDFRNLNKKTIKDRYPMPNINDVLDRIGRAKYFTALDLASEYHQIEMDPNVTPKAAPFGLTNAPATFQRVIHNVLVDLNGSLKFILKLIFISLNRYSRQKDGITESLEASGVGCGSRAAVIAIFLEPLASFGGGVCLDLGRELVALSGFGCCQQRRGFQSFRQETANPFSGFIASRPKGPERCKFQRRRLVARSGKLLHLSWSPPEDRQGSRQFIWSRQKRRFCMPFRQEKRNILQSPGQDALPRAAARESPWNWMHKIGLDKSSCPGFIKFGGQFFRRFYKVVVVFCRRDWKRNTYIAMDTLLTKSLQE; encoded by the exons ATGGTAGTGGACTTTAGGAATCTGAACAAGAAAACGATTAAGGATAGGTATCCTATGCCCAACATTAATGATGTGCTCGACAGAATCGGTAGGGCAAAATACTTCACAGCTTTGGATTTGGCCAGCGAATACCATCAAATTGAGATGGACCCCAATGTCACGCCGAAAGCAGCCCCATTTGGTCTCACTAACGCTCCAGCAACTTTTCAAAGAGTGATACATAACGTGTTAGTCGACCTCAACGGG tcattgaaatttattttaaaattaatttttatttctcttaACAGGTACTCCCGCCAGAAGGACGGAATCACTGAGTCGCTGGAAGCCTCAGGAGTCGGATGTGGGTCCCGCGCAGCCGTCATTGCGATTTTCTTGGAGCCGCTGGCATCATTTGGTGGTGGAGTCTGCCTGGATTTGGGCAGAGAACTCGTCGCTTTAAGTGGATTCGGGTGTTGCCAGCAGCGCCGCGGCTTCCAGTCATTTCGCCAGGAAACTGCCAACCCATTTTCGGGTTTCATCGCCAGTCGTCCAAAGGGTCCAGAACGTTGTAAATTCCAGCGCCGCCGTCTCGTTGCAAGGTCCGGAAAGTTGCTGCATCTCAGCTGGAGTCCGCCAGAAGATCGGCAAGGAAGTCGTCAATTTATTTGGAGTCGTCAGAAGCGCCGCTTCTGTATGCCATTTCGCCAGGAAAAGAGAAACATCTTGCAATCGCCGGGCCAAGATGCTTTGCCGAGGGCCGCCGCTCGAGAAAGTCCATGGAATTGGATGCATAAAATTGGATTAGATAA GTCCAGTTGTCCGGGATTTATCAAATTTGGAGGTCAATTTTTCAGACGTTTCTACAAGGTTGTCGTTGTATTTTGCCGTCGGGATTGGAAAAGGAATACATACATTGCCATGGATACACTGCTCACCAAAAGTCTGCAGGAGTAA
- the LOC120322428 gene encoding uncharacterized protein LOC120322428, whose amino-acid sequence MPVVNTPPRTSSEGNIENNCALCSTVMDNTNPCYHLACKHVFHKNCVEAWLTENSCCYSCNAPINKKEIKVVVGNCSPFRAQPLPVPTAPVQRGVTTRNLARALAQLEEANPANIPEPLPLNTSGAPSSVLDASQSTEHREGIARHPRGRPRSGRPVRTIDSRRTQAVDYNTIQDMIEQTVTRVLSSLSIQHLPPPSNSQGPDMTREQASFSSSSISSRQTVDIMQKWGVHFDGSTDGLGVEEFIYRIKALTDKTLGSDFTSMCKNMHVLFTGKARSWYWRYHKQVDGIVWSNICASLRQHYKDYRSDFMSMELIRARKQKHGEPFSAFYEAVASLIDKASIKIEEEEFIEILKNNLLPETRQKLLYQPVHSVGHLRRLVQMSENLSHEISCRTEQVKTKSIPNRRQVFALEDHSSEVEEISPTGAEIAALRRSTEKLKCWNCEEIGHIWENCLADRRVFCYGCGRPDTYKPQCQNCLQKQSENRPTGAFNKNRMPPKI is encoded by the coding sequence ATGCCAGTAGTGAATACGCCTCCCAGAACTTCTTCTGAAGGTAATATTGAGAATAATTGCGCTCTTTGCTCAACGGTTATGGATAACACCAATCCTTGTTATCATTTAGCGTGCAAGCATGTCTTTCACAAAAATTGTGTAGAAGCCTGGTTAACCGAGAATTCGTGTTGTTATTCTTGTAATGCTCCGATTAATAAAAAAGAGATTAAAGTAGTGGTTGGAAATTGTTCGCCATTTCGAGCGCAACCATTGCCTGTGCCGACAGCGCCGGTTCAGCGTGGAGTAACTACTAGAAACTTAGCCAGAGCTCTAGCCCAGTTAGAAGAAGCTAATCCGGCCAACATACCGGAACCACTTCCTTTGAATACCAGTGGTGCTCCGTCTTCTGTATTGGATGCTAGTCAAAGTACCGAGCATCGTGAGGGTATTGCTAGACACCCTCGTGGTAGGCCCCGTTCGGGTAGACCAGTCAGAACCATCGACTCACGTCGAACTCAAGCGGTGGATTATAATACAATTCAAGATATGATAGAGCAAACCGTTACCAGGGTTTTATCGTCCTTATCCATACAGCACCTTCCACCACCAAGCAATTCCCAAGGGCCGGACATGACTCGGGAGCAAGCCTCTTTCAGTTCGTCCTCAATAAGTTCTCGGCAGACAGTCGACATCATGCAAAAATGGGGAGTACATTTTGATGGATCTACTGACGGGTTAGGCGTtgaagaatttatatatagaattAAAGCGCTCACAGACAAAACTTTGGGCAGTGACTTTACAAGTATGTGTAAGAACATGCATGTATTGTTCACCGGTAAGGCTAGATCCTGGTATTGGAGATACCACAAACAGGTAGATGGAATAGTTTGGTCTAACATTTGTGCGTCACTCCGTCAACATTATAAGGACTATCGATCAGATTTTATGAGCATGGAGTTGATAAGAGCACGAAAGCAAAAACACGGTGAACCTTTTTCCGCCTTCTATGAGGCAGTGGCTTCTTTAATTGATAAGGCATCGATAAAAATTGAAGAAGAggagtttattgaaatcttAAAGAACAACCTGTTACCCGAGACTAGGCAAAAGTTGCTGTATCAGCCCGTGCATTCGGTGGGACACTTACGTCGCCTAGTACAAATGAGTGAAAACTTATCCCATGAAATCAGTTGCCGGACAGAACAAGTTAAGACAAAATCAATTCCAAATCGCCGACAGGTTTTTGCGTTAGAAGATCATAGCTCGGAGGTAGAAGAAATTTCTCCAACGGGTGCAGAAATTGCTGCTTTACGTAGATCTACGGAAAAGCTAAAGTGTTGGAACTGCGAAGAAATAGGTCACATCTGGGAGAACTGCTTAGCAGATCGTCGAGTATTTTGCTACGGCTGTGGCAGGCCAGACACCTACAAGCCGCAATGTCAAAATTGCCTTCAAAAGCAATCGGAAAACCGACCTACGGGAGCATTCAACAAGAACCGAATGCCCCCGAAAATTTAA